A single window of Cervus canadensis isolate Bull #8, Minnesota chromosome 17, ASM1932006v1, whole genome shotgun sequence DNA harbors:
- the RAMAC gene encoding RNA guanine-N7 methyltransferase activating subunit: MTDTSEAVPNFEEMFASRFTEDDKEYQEYLKRPPESPPIVEEWNSRAGGSLRNRGNRLQDNRQFRGRDSRRGWPSDNRSNQWHGRSWGNNYPQHRQEPYYPHQYGHYGYNQRPPYGYY, from the exons ATGACTGACACTTCTGAAGCTGTTCCAAATTTTGAAGAGATGTTTGCCAGTAGATTCACAGAAGATGACAAAGAATACCAAGAATACCTAAAACGCCCTCCTGAGTCCCCTCCAATTGTTGAGGAATGGAACAGCAGAGCTGGTGGCAGCCTGAGAAATAGAGGCAATCG GTTGCAAGATAACAGACAGTTTAGAGGTAGGGATAGCAGACGGGGGTGGCCAAGTGACAATCGATCGAATCAATGGCATGGACGATCCTGGGGTAACAATTACCCACAGCACAGACAAGAACCTTACTACCCTCATCAATATGGACACTATGGTTACAACCAACGGCCTCCCTATGGCTACTACTGA